In Aegilops tauschii subsp. strangulata cultivar AL8/78 chromosome 3, Aet v6.0, whole genome shotgun sequence, one genomic interval encodes:
- the LOC109738532 gene encoding transcriptional corepressor LEUNIG isoform X2 has protein sequence MSQTNWEADKMLDVYIYDYFMKRNLQATAKAFQSEGKVSSDPVAIDAPGGFLFEWWSVFWDIFIARTNEKHSDVAASYIETQLMKARDQQQQLPQQRQQQPQHIQMQQMLLQRAAQQQQQQQQHQQQQQQQQQQQQQQQRRDDSYLLNGTSSGLSGNNPLMRQNQSTANVMATKMYEERLKLPPQRDSLEDASMKQRYGENAGQLLDPNETSLLKAAASGQSSGQILHGSIGGLSGTMQQIQGRSPQLPGHAQSIKTEINPILTPRAAGPEGSFMGLQGSNQAANNLTLKGWPLTQGLEQLRSGILQQKSFMQNQHQLQQQIQFLTPQQQQQLALQAQQNMASPTSSDVDSRRLRMMFNNRNVVLGRDGQTTSGGDIIPNIGSPSQSGGDIDMLIKKKIANAHHHQQQQQQLLQQQSNSQQQHHQAVSSQQSQSSNQLLQQEKPGTGNMPVDGGMPNSFGATDQSTKKRKKPGSSSGRANSSGTGNTAGPSPGSAPSTPSTHTPGDPMPVPQLQQNGVSAKPLVMFGSDGTGSLTSTANPLGDVDRLLEEGLDENVESFLSQDDMDPRDTLGRCMDASKGFGFAEVAKARASASKVVCCHFSSDGKLLATGGHDKKVLLWCTDPLKPKSSLEEHSFLITDVRFSPSMSRLATSSFDKTVRVWDADNTDYSLRTFTGHSASVMSLDFHPNKEDIICSCDSDGEVRSWSINNGSCLTCVKVFKGGATQMRFQPRKGKYLAAASEKAIYILDGETQHACRSPLQGHAKDIQSVCWDSAGDYLASVSEDAVRIWSFTSGQDGEFVNELNCSGNKFQTCVFHPAHPSLLVIGCYESLELWDIREKNAMTFNNAHDGLIAALAASSATGKVASVSHDRLVKLWK, from the exons ATGTCGCAGACGAACTGGGAGGCTGACAAGAT GCTCGATGTTTACATATACGACTATTTTATGAAGAGAAATTTGCAGGCAACTGCAAAGGCCTTCCAATCAGAAGGGAAGGTTTCTTCAGATCCAGTTG CAATTGATGCACCTGGTGGGTTTCTTTTTGAGTGGTGGTCAGTTTTTTGGGATATATTCATAGCAAGAACAAACGAGAAGCATTCAGATGTTGCAGCGTCATATATTGAG ACGCAGCTCATGAAAGCCCGGGACCAACAACAGCAGTTACCTCAACAGCGGCAGCAGCAACCACAGCATATACAAATGCAACAAATGTTGTTACAAAGAGCCgcacaacagcagcagcagcagcagcaacatcagcagcagcaacagcagcagcagcagcagcagcagcagcagcagcgtaGAGATGATTCTTATCTTCTTAATGGTACTTCAAGTGGACTTTCTGGAAACAATCCTTTAATGCGACAAAACCAAAGTACTGCAAATGTTATGGCGACCAAAATGTATGAGGAGAGGTTAAAGTTGCCTCCCCAGAGAGACTCTTTGGAAGACGCATCTATGAAG CAAAGGTATGGAGAAAATGCTGGGCAACTACTTGATCCAAATGAAACATCACTGCTGAAAGCAGCTGCAAGTGGACAATCCTCAGG GCAAATTTTGCATGGTTCCATTGGTGGTTTGTCGGGCACTATGCAACAAATTCAGGGTAGAAGTCCCCAACTTCCAGGGCATGCTCAG AGTATCAAGACAGAGATAAATCCCATTTTGACACCTAGAGCTGCTGGTCCTGAGGGGTCATTCATGGGTCTACAAG GATCTAATCAAGCTGCCAATAATTTGACTCTCAAAGGATGGCCACTCACA CAGGGACTTGAGCAACTTCGGTCTGGAATTCTACAGCAGAAGTCATTCATGCAGAATCAACATCAATTGCAACAACAGATCCAATTTCTGACTccacaacaacagcagcagcttGCGTTGCAGGCGCAGCAAAATATGGCTTCCCCAACATCTAGTGATGTTGACAGCAGAAGATTGAGGATGATGTTTAACAACAGGAATGTAGTTCTTGGGCGGGATGGGCAGACAACAAGCGGTGGAGATATCATTCCAAATATTGGCTCTCCTAGTCAAAGTGGTGGTGATATAGACATGCTAATAAAG AAGAAAATTGCTAATGCACACCACcaccagcagcaacagcagcaactATTACAACAACAAAGCAATAGCCAACAGCAGCACCATCAGGCTGTCTCCAGTCAGCAGTCTCAAAGCTCAAATCAGCTTCTCCAACAAGAAAAGCCAGGAACTGGAAATATGCCTGTTGATGGGGGCATGCCGAATTCTTTTGGGGCCACCGATCAA TCAacgaagaaaagaaagaagcctGGCTCTTCCTCTGGTAGAGCTAATAGTTCAGGAACTGGAAATACTGCTGGCCCGTCTCCAGGTTCTGCACCCTCGACACCTTCCACTCATACACCAGGAGATCCGATGCCAGTACCACAACTTCAGCAGAATGGTGTTTCAGCAAAACCCTTGGTAATGTTTGGCTCTGATGGCACTGGAAGCTTGACATCTACTGCAAACCCACTG GGTGATGTAGACCGTTTGCTGGAAGAAGGATTGGATGAAAATGTTGAATCTTTTCTGTCACAGGATGACATGGATCCCAGGGATACCTTGGGACGCTGCATGGATGCCAGTAAAG GCTTTGGCTTTGCTGAGGTTGCAAAAGCACGTGCAAGTGCAAGTAAAGTTGTTTGTTGCCACTTCTCATCCGATGGCAAATTGCTTGCTACTGGTGGTCATGATAAAAAG GTTCTTTTATGGTGTACAGATCCCCTGAAGCCTAAATCGTCGTTAGAAGAGCATTCGTTTTTGATAACCGATGTTCGATTTAGCCCAAGCATGTCCCGCCTTGCTACATCTTCCTTTGACAAAACCGTACGGGTTTGGGATGCTGACAAT ACTGACTATTCACTCCGTACTTTCACGGGTCATTCAGCATCTGTGATGTCACTTGATTTTCATCCCAACAAAGAAGATATTATTTGCTCCTGTGATAGTGATGGGGAAGTCCGCAGTTGGAGCATTAACAATGGTAGCTGCCTGACCTGTGTCAAGGTTTTTAAG GGAGGTGCCACTCAGATGAGATTTCAACCCCGCAAAGGAAAATATCTAGCAGCTGCATCAGAGAAGGCTATCTACATACTTGATGGGGAGACACAGCATGCTTGTAGAAGCCCTTTACAG GGTCATGCAAAGGACATTCAGTCAGTTTGTTGGGACTCTGCGGGTGACTATCTTGCTTCTGTTAGTGAAGATGCTGTCAGAATATGGTCATTTACTTCTGGGCAGGACGGTGAATTTGTGAATGAGTTGAACTGCAGTGGGAACAAGTTTCAAACATGTGTTTTCCATCCAGCTCACCCTTCTTTGCTAGTCATTGGTTGTTACGAG TCCTTGGAACTTTGGGACATCAGGGAGAAGAATGCCATGACCTTCAACAATGCTCATGACGGTTTAATTGCAGCCCTAGCAGCATCGAGCGCAACAGGCAAGGTTGCCTCAGTTAGTCATGACAGGCTTGTCAAGCTCTGGAAATGA
- the LOC109738532 gene encoding transcriptional corepressor LEUNIG isoform X4: MSQTNWEADKMLDVYIYDYFMKRNLQATAKAFQSEGKVSSDPVAIDAPGGFLFEWWSVFWDIFIARTNEKHSDVAASYIETQLMKARDQQQQLPQQRQQQPQHIQMQQMLLQRAAQQQQQQQQHQQQQQQQQQQQQQQQRRDDSYLLNGTSSGLSGNNPLMRQNQSTANVMATKMYEERLKLPPQRDSLEDASMKQRYGENAGQLLDPNETSLLKAAASGQSSGQILHGSIGGLSGTMQQIQGRSPQLPGHAQSIKTEINPILTPRAAGPEGSFMGLQGSNQAANNLTLKGWPLTGLEQLRSGILQQKSFMQNQHQLQQQIQFLTPQQQQQLALQAQQNMASPTSSDVDSRRLRMMFNNRNVVLGRDGQTTSGGDIIPNIGSPSQSGGDIDMLIKKKIANAHHHQQQQQQLLQQQSNSQQQHHQAVSSQQSQSSNQLLQQEKPGTGNMPVDGGMPNSFGATDQSTKKRKKPGSSSGRANSSGTGNTAGPSPGSAPSTPSTHTPGDPMPVPQLQQNGVSAKPLVMFGSDGTGSLTSTANPLGDVDRLLEEGLDENVESFLSQDDMDPRDTLGRCMDASKGFGFAEVAKARASASKVVCCHFSSDGKLLATGGHDKKVLLWCTDPLKPKSSLEEHSFLITDVRFSPSMSRLATSSFDKTVRVWDADNTDYSLRTFTGHSASVMSLDFHPNKEDIICSCDSDGEVRSWSINNGSCLTCVKVFKGGATQMRFQPRKGKYLAAASEKAIYILDGETQHACRSPLQGHAKDIQSVCWDSAGDYLASVSEDAVRIWSFTSGQDGEFVNELNCSGNKFQTCVFHPAHPSLLVIGCYESLELWDIREKNAMTFNNAHDGLIAALAASSATGKVASVSHDRLVKLWK, encoded by the exons ATGTCGCAGACGAACTGGGAGGCTGACAAGAT GCTCGATGTTTACATATACGACTATTTTATGAAGAGAAATTTGCAGGCAACTGCAAAGGCCTTCCAATCAGAAGGGAAGGTTTCTTCAGATCCAGTTG CAATTGATGCACCTGGTGGGTTTCTTTTTGAGTGGTGGTCAGTTTTTTGGGATATATTCATAGCAAGAACAAACGAGAAGCATTCAGATGTTGCAGCGTCATATATTGAG ACGCAGCTCATGAAAGCCCGGGACCAACAACAGCAGTTACCTCAACAGCGGCAGCAGCAACCACAGCATATACAAATGCAACAAATGTTGTTACAAAGAGCCgcacaacagcagcagcagcagcagcaacatcagcagcagcaacagcagcagcagcagcagcagcagcagcagcagcgtaGAGATGATTCTTATCTTCTTAATGGTACTTCAAGTGGACTTTCTGGAAACAATCCTTTAATGCGACAAAACCAAAGTACTGCAAATGTTATGGCGACCAAAATGTATGAGGAGAGGTTAAAGTTGCCTCCCCAGAGAGACTCTTTGGAAGACGCATCTATGAAG CAAAGGTATGGAGAAAATGCTGGGCAACTACTTGATCCAAATGAAACATCACTGCTGAAAGCAGCTGCAAGTGGACAATCCTCAGG GCAAATTTTGCATGGTTCCATTGGTGGTTTGTCGGGCACTATGCAACAAATTCAGGGTAGAAGTCCCCAACTTCCAGGGCATGCTCAG AGTATCAAGACAGAGATAAATCCCATTTTGACACCTAGAGCTGCTGGTCCTGAGGGGTCATTCATGGGTCTACAAG GATCTAATCAAGCTGCCAATAATTTGACTCTCAAAGGATGGCCACTCACA GGACTTGAGCAACTTCGGTCTGGAATTCTACAGCAGAAGTCATTCATGCAGAATCAACATCAATTGCAACAACAGATCCAATTTCTGACTccacaacaacagcagcagcttGCGTTGCAGGCGCAGCAAAATATGGCTTCCCCAACATCTAGTGATGTTGACAGCAGAAGATTGAGGATGATGTTTAACAACAGGAATGTAGTTCTTGGGCGGGATGGGCAGACAACAAGCGGTGGAGATATCATTCCAAATATTGGCTCTCCTAGTCAAAGTGGTGGTGATATAGACATGCTAATAAAG AAGAAAATTGCTAATGCACACCACcaccagcagcaacagcagcaactATTACAACAACAAAGCAATAGCCAACAGCAGCACCATCAGGCTGTCTCCAGTCAGCAGTCTCAAAGCTCAAATCAGCTTCTCCAACAAGAAAAGCCAGGAACTGGAAATATGCCTGTTGATGGGGGCATGCCGAATTCTTTTGGGGCCACCGATCAA TCAacgaagaaaagaaagaagcctGGCTCTTCCTCTGGTAGAGCTAATAGTTCAGGAACTGGAAATACTGCTGGCCCGTCTCCAGGTTCTGCACCCTCGACACCTTCCACTCATACACCAGGAGATCCGATGCCAGTACCACAACTTCAGCAGAATGGTGTTTCAGCAAAACCCTTGGTAATGTTTGGCTCTGATGGCACTGGAAGCTTGACATCTACTGCAAACCCACTG GGTGATGTAGACCGTTTGCTGGAAGAAGGATTGGATGAAAATGTTGAATCTTTTCTGTCACAGGATGACATGGATCCCAGGGATACCTTGGGACGCTGCATGGATGCCAGTAAAG GCTTTGGCTTTGCTGAGGTTGCAAAAGCACGTGCAAGTGCAAGTAAAGTTGTTTGTTGCCACTTCTCATCCGATGGCAAATTGCTTGCTACTGGTGGTCATGATAAAAAG GTTCTTTTATGGTGTACAGATCCCCTGAAGCCTAAATCGTCGTTAGAAGAGCATTCGTTTTTGATAACCGATGTTCGATTTAGCCCAAGCATGTCCCGCCTTGCTACATCTTCCTTTGACAAAACCGTACGGGTTTGGGATGCTGACAAT ACTGACTATTCACTCCGTACTTTCACGGGTCATTCAGCATCTGTGATGTCACTTGATTTTCATCCCAACAAAGAAGATATTATTTGCTCCTGTGATAGTGATGGGGAAGTCCGCAGTTGGAGCATTAACAATGGTAGCTGCCTGACCTGTGTCAAGGTTTTTAAG GGAGGTGCCACTCAGATGAGATTTCAACCCCGCAAAGGAAAATATCTAGCAGCTGCATCAGAGAAGGCTATCTACATACTTGATGGGGAGACACAGCATGCTTGTAGAAGCCCTTTACAG GGTCATGCAAAGGACATTCAGTCAGTTTGTTGGGACTCTGCGGGTGACTATCTTGCTTCTGTTAGTGAAGATGCTGTCAGAATATGGTCATTTACTTCTGGGCAGGACGGTGAATTTGTGAATGAGTTGAACTGCAGTGGGAACAAGTTTCAAACATGTGTTTTCCATCCAGCTCACCCTTCTTTGCTAGTCATTGGTTGTTACGAG TCCTTGGAACTTTGGGACATCAGGGAGAAGAATGCCATGACCTTCAACAATGCTCATGACGGTTTAATTGCAGCCCTAGCAGCATCGAGCGCAACAGGCAAGGTTGCCTCAGTTAGTCATGACAGGCTTGTCAAGCTCTGGAAATGA
- the LOC109738532 gene encoding transcriptional corepressor LEUNIG isoform X7, with the protein MSQTNWEADKMLDVYIYDYFMKRNLQATAKAFQSEGKVSSDPVAIDAPGGFLFEWWSVFWDIFIARTNEKHSDVAASYIETQLMKARDQQQQLPQQRQQQPQHIQMQQMLLQRAAQQQQQQQQHQQQQQQQQQQQQQQQRRDDSYLLNGTSSGLSGNNPLMRQNQSTANVMATKMYEERLKLPPQRDSLEDASMKQRYGENAGQLLDPNETSLLKAAASGQSSGQILHGSIGGLSGTMQQIQGRSPQLPGHAQQSIKTEINPILTPRAAGPEGSFMGLQGSNQAANNLTLKGWPLTGLEQLRSGILQQKSFMQNQHQLQQQIQFLTPQQQQQLALQAQQNMASPTSSDVDSRRLRMMFNNRNVVLGRDGQTTSGGDIIPNIGSPSQSGGDIDMLIKQQQQLLQQQSNSQQQHHQAVSSQQSQSSNQLLQQEKPGTGNMPVDGGMPNSFGATDQSTKKRKKPGSSSGRANSSGTGNTAGPSPGSAPSTPSTHTPGDPMPVPQLQQNGVSAKPLVMFGSDGTGSLTSTANPLGDVDRLLEEGLDENVESFLSQDDMDPRDTLGRCMDASKGFGFAEVAKARASASKVVCCHFSSDGKLLATGGHDKKVLLWCTDPLKPKSSLEEHSFLITDVRFSPSMSRLATSSFDKTVRVWDADNTDYSLRTFTGHSASVMSLDFHPNKEDIICSCDSDGEVRSWSINNGSCLTCVKVFKGGATQMRFQPRKGKYLAAASEKAIYILDGETQHACRSPLQGHAKDIQSVCWDSAGDYLASVSEDAVRIWSFTSGQDGEFVNELNCSGNKFQTCVFHPAHPSLLVIGCYESLELWDIREKNAMTFNNAHDGLIAALAASSATGKVASVSHDRLVKLWK; encoded by the exons ATGTCGCAGACGAACTGGGAGGCTGACAAGAT GCTCGATGTTTACATATACGACTATTTTATGAAGAGAAATTTGCAGGCAACTGCAAAGGCCTTCCAATCAGAAGGGAAGGTTTCTTCAGATCCAGTTG CAATTGATGCACCTGGTGGGTTTCTTTTTGAGTGGTGGTCAGTTTTTTGGGATATATTCATAGCAAGAACAAACGAGAAGCATTCAGATGTTGCAGCGTCATATATTGAG ACGCAGCTCATGAAAGCCCGGGACCAACAACAGCAGTTACCTCAACAGCGGCAGCAGCAACCACAGCATATACAAATGCAACAAATGTTGTTACAAAGAGCCgcacaacagcagcagcagcagcagcaacatcagcagcagcaacagcagcagcagcagcagcagcagcagcagcagcgtaGAGATGATTCTTATCTTCTTAATGGTACTTCAAGTGGACTTTCTGGAAACAATCCTTTAATGCGACAAAACCAAAGTACTGCAAATGTTATGGCGACCAAAATGTATGAGGAGAGGTTAAAGTTGCCTCCCCAGAGAGACTCTTTGGAAGACGCATCTATGAAG CAAAGGTATGGAGAAAATGCTGGGCAACTACTTGATCCAAATGAAACATCACTGCTGAAAGCAGCTGCAAGTGGACAATCCTCAGG GCAAATTTTGCATGGTTCCATTGGTGGTTTGTCGGGCACTATGCAACAAATTCAGGGTAGAAGTCCCCAACTTCCAGGGCATGCTCAG CAGAGTATCAAGACAGAGATAAATCCCATTTTGACACCTAGAGCTGCTGGTCCTGAGGGGTCATTCATGGGTCTACAAG GATCTAATCAAGCTGCCAATAATTTGACTCTCAAAGGATGGCCACTCACA GGACTTGAGCAACTTCGGTCTGGAATTCTACAGCAGAAGTCATTCATGCAGAATCAACATCAATTGCAACAACAGATCCAATTTCTGACTccacaacaacagcagcagcttGCGTTGCAGGCGCAGCAAAATATGGCTTCCCCAACATCTAGTGATGTTGACAGCAGAAGATTGAGGATGATGTTTAACAACAGGAATGTAGTTCTTGGGCGGGATGGGCAGACAACAAGCGGTGGAGATATCATTCCAAATATTGGCTCTCCTAGTCAAAGTGGTGGTGATATAGACATGCTAATAAAG caacagcagcaactATTACAACAACAAAGCAATAGCCAACAGCAGCACCATCAGGCTGTCTCCAGTCAGCAGTCTCAAAGCTCAAATCAGCTTCTCCAACAAGAAAAGCCAGGAACTGGAAATATGCCTGTTGATGGGGGCATGCCGAATTCTTTTGGGGCCACCGATCAA TCAacgaagaaaagaaagaagcctGGCTCTTCCTCTGGTAGAGCTAATAGTTCAGGAACTGGAAATACTGCTGGCCCGTCTCCAGGTTCTGCACCCTCGACACCTTCCACTCATACACCAGGAGATCCGATGCCAGTACCACAACTTCAGCAGAATGGTGTTTCAGCAAAACCCTTGGTAATGTTTGGCTCTGATGGCACTGGAAGCTTGACATCTACTGCAAACCCACTG GGTGATGTAGACCGTTTGCTGGAAGAAGGATTGGATGAAAATGTTGAATCTTTTCTGTCACAGGATGACATGGATCCCAGGGATACCTTGGGACGCTGCATGGATGCCAGTAAAG GCTTTGGCTTTGCTGAGGTTGCAAAAGCACGTGCAAGTGCAAGTAAAGTTGTTTGTTGCCACTTCTCATCCGATGGCAAATTGCTTGCTACTGGTGGTCATGATAAAAAG GTTCTTTTATGGTGTACAGATCCCCTGAAGCCTAAATCGTCGTTAGAAGAGCATTCGTTTTTGATAACCGATGTTCGATTTAGCCCAAGCATGTCCCGCCTTGCTACATCTTCCTTTGACAAAACCGTACGGGTTTGGGATGCTGACAAT ACTGACTATTCACTCCGTACTTTCACGGGTCATTCAGCATCTGTGATGTCACTTGATTTTCATCCCAACAAAGAAGATATTATTTGCTCCTGTGATAGTGATGGGGAAGTCCGCAGTTGGAGCATTAACAATGGTAGCTGCCTGACCTGTGTCAAGGTTTTTAAG GGAGGTGCCACTCAGATGAGATTTCAACCCCGCAAAGGAAAATATCTAGCAGCTGCATCAGAGAAGGCTATCTACATACTTGATGGGGAGACACAGCATGCTTGTAGAAGCCCTTTACAG GGTCATGCAAAGGACATTCAGTCAGTTTGTTGGGACTCTGCGGGTGACTATCTTGCTTCTGTTAGTGAAGATGCTGTCAGAATATGGTCATTTACTTCTGGGCAGGACGGTGAATTTGTGAATGAGTTGAACTGCAGTGGGAACAAGTTTCAAACATGTGTTTTCCATCCAGCTCACCCTTCTTTGCTAGTCATTGGTTGTTACGAG TCCTTGGAACTTTGGGACATCAGGGAGAAGAATGCCATGACCTTCAACAATGCTCATGACGGTTTAATTGCAGCCCTAGCAGCATCGAGCGCAACAGGCAAGGTTGCCTCAGTTAGTCATGACAGGCTTGTCAAGCTCTGGAAATGA
- the LOC109738532 gene encoding transcriptional corepressor LEUNIG isoform X6, with protein MSQTNWEADKMLDVYIYDYFMKRNLQATAKAFQSEGKVSSDPVAIDAPGGFLFEWWSVFWDIFIARTNEKHSDVAASYIETQLMKARDQQQQLPQQRQQQPQHIQMQQMLLQRAAQQQQQQQQHQQQQQQQQQQQQQQQRRDDSYLLNGTSSGLSGNNPLMRQNQSTANVMATKMYEERLKLPPQRDSLEDASMKQRYGENAGQLLDPNETSLLKAAASGQSSGQILHGSIGGLSGTMQQIQGRSPQLPGHAQSIKTEINPILTPRAAGPEGSFMGLQGSNQAANNLTLKGWPLTQGLEQLRSGILQQKSFMQNQHQLQQQIQFLTPQQQQQLALQAQQNMASPTSSDVDSRRLRMMFNNRNVVLGRDGQTTSGGDIIPNIGSPSQSGGDIDMLIKQQQQLLQQQSNSQQQHHQAVSSQQSQSSNQLLQQEKPGTGNMPVDGGMPNSFGATDQSTKKRKKPGSSSGRANSSGTGNTAGPSPGSAPSTPSTHTPGDPMPVPQLQQNGVSAKPLVMFGSDGTGSLTSTANPLGDVDRLLEEGLDENVESFLSQDDMDPRDTLGRCMDASKGFGFAEVAKARASASKVVCCHFSSDGKLLATGGHDKKVLLWCTDPLKPKSSLEEHSFLITDVRFSPSMSRLATSSFDKTVRVWDADNTDYSLRTFTGHSASVMSLDFHPNKEDIICSCDSDGEVRSWSINNGSCLTCVKVFKGGATQMRFQPRKGKYLAAASEKAIYILDGETQHACRSPLQGHAKDIQSVCWDSAGDYLASVSEDAVRIWSFTSGQDGEFVNELNCSGNKFQTCVFHPAHPSLLVIGCYESLELWDIREKNAMTFNNAHDGLIAALAASSATGKVASVSHDRLVKLWK; from the exons ATGTCGCAGACGAACTGGGAGGCTGACAAGAT GCTCGATGTTTACATATACGACTATTTTATGAAGAGAAATTTGCAGGCAACTGCAAAGGCCTTCCAATCAGAAGGGAAGGTTTCTTCAGATCCAGTTG CAATTGATGCACCTGGTGGGTTTCTTTTTGAGTGGTGGTCAGTTTTTTGGGATATATTCATAGCAAGAACAAACGAGAAGCATTCAGATGTTGCAGCGTCATATATTGAG ACGCAGCTCATGAAAGCCCGGGACCAACAACAGCAGTTACCTCAACAGCGGCAGCAGCAACCACAGCATATACAAATGCAACAAATGTTGTTACAAAGAGCCgcacaacagcagcagcagcagcagcaacatcagcagcagcaacagcagcagcagcagcagcagcagcagcagcagcgtaGAGATGATTCTTATCTTCTTAATGGTACTTCAAGTGGACTTTCTGGAAACAATCCTTTAATGCGACAAAACCAAAGTACTGCAAATGTTATGGCGACCAAAATGTATGAGGAGAGGTTAAAGTTGCCTCCCCAGAGAGACTCTTTGGAAGACGCATCTATGAAG CAAAGGTATGGAGAAAATGCTGGGCAACTACTTGATCCAAATGAAACATCACTGCTGAAAGCAGCTGCAAGTGGACAATCCTCAGG GCAAATTTTGCATGGTTCCATTGGTGGTTTGTCGGGCACTATGCAACAAATTCAGGGTAGAAGTCCCCAACTTCCAGGGCATGCTCAG AGTATCAAGACAGAGATAAATCCCATTTTGACACCTAGAGCTGCTGGTCCTGAGGGGTCATTCATGGGTCTACAAG GATCTAATCAAGCTGCCAATAATTTGACTCTCAAAGGATGGCCACTCACA CAGGGACTTGAGCAACTTCGGTCTGGAATTCTACAGCAGAAGTCATTCATGCAGAATCAACATCAATTGCAACAACAGATCCAATTTCTGACTccacaacaacagcagcagcttGCGTTGCAGGCGCAGCAAAATATGGCTTCCCCAACATCTAGTGATGTTGACAGCAGAAGATTGAGGATGATGTTTAACAACAGGAATGTAGTTCTTGGGCGGGATGGGCAGACAACAAGCGGTGGAGATATCATTCCAAATATTGGCTCTCCTAGTCAAAGTGGTGGTGATATAGACATGCTAATAAAG caacagcagcaactATTACAACAACAAAGCAATAGCCAACAGCAGCACCATCAGGCTGTCTCCAGTCAGCAGTCTCAAAGCTCAAATCAGCTTCTCCAACAAGAAAAGCCAGGAACTGGAAATATGCCTGTTGATGGGGGCATGCCGAATTCTTTTGGGGCCACCGATCAA TCAacgaagaaaagaaagaagcctGGCTCTTCCTCTGGTAGAGCTAATAGTTCAGGAACTGGAAATACTGCTGGCCCGTCTCCAGGTTCTGCACCCTCGACACCTTCCACTCATACACCAGGAGATCCGATGCCAGTACCACAACTTCAGCAGAATGGTGTTTCAGCAAAACCCTTGGTAATGTTTGGCTCTGATGGCACTGGAAGCTTGACATCTACTGCAAACCCACTG GGTGATGTAGACCGTTTGCTGGAAGAAGGATTGGATGAAAATGTTGAATCTTTTCTGTCACAGGATGACATGGATCCCAGGGATACCTTGGGACGCTGCATGGATGCCAGTAAAG GCTTTGGCTTTGCTGAGGTTGCAAAAGCACGTGCAAGTGCAAGTAAAGTTGTTTGTTGCCACTTCTCATCCGATGGCAAATTGCTTGCTACTGGTGGTCATGATAAAAAG GTTCTTTTATGGTGTACAGATCCCCTGAAGCCTAAATCGTCGTTAGAAGAGCATTCGTTTTTGATAACCGATGTTCGATTTAGCCCAAGCATGTCCCGCCTTGCTACATCTTCCTTTGACAAAACCGTACGGGTTTGGGATGCTGACAAT ACTGACTATTCACTCCGTACTTTCACGGGTCATTCAGCATCTGTGATGTCACTTGATTTTCATCCCAACAAAGAAGATATTATTTGCTCCTGTGATAGTGATGGGGAAGTCCGCAGTTGGAGCATTAACAATGGTAGCTGCCTGACCTGTGTCAAGGTTTTTAAG GGAGGTGCCACTCAGATGAGATTTCAACCCCGCAAAGGAAAATATCTAGCAGCTGCATCAGAGAAGGCTATCTACATACTTGATGGGGAGACACAGCATGCTTGTAGAAGCCCTTTACAG GGTCATGCAAAGGACATTCAGTCAGTTTGTTGGGACTCTGCGGGTGACTATCTTGCTTCTGTTAGTGAAGATGCTGTCAGAATATGGTCATTTACTTCTGGGCAGGACGGTGAATTTGTGAATGAGTTGAACTGCAGTGGGAACAAGTTTCAAACATGTGTTTTCCATCCAGCTCACCCTTCTTTGCTAGTCATTGGTTGTTACGAG TCCTTGGAACTTTGGGACATCAGGGAGAAGAATGCCATGACCTTCAACAATGCTCATGACGGTTTAATTGCAGCCCTAGCAGCATCGAGCGCAACAGGCAAGGTTGCCTCAGTTAGTCATGACAGGCTTGTCAAGCTCTGGAAATGA